One stretch of Caloenas nicobarica isolate bCalNic1 chromosome 4, bCalNic1.hap1, whole genome shotgun sequence DNA includes these proteins:
- the WBP1 gene encoding WW domain-binding protein 1 produces the protein MERPGSGGAEGAWAALLGRQQQQAREFCPGVNNQPYVCETGHCCGETGCCTYYYELWWFWLLWTILILFSCCCAYRHRRAKLRLQQQQRQREINLIAYHGACNYPASMMDLRLLASFKLPAYEEVAHQPSTPPPPYSAILAQLSGRPGSGSLTLSPSSENCTSCSCESSCATSPSSTSLSAQATDETERSRASTPSEGGGTSSTSWELPLEEAPARGGPPKHALFSSTVDFFEADGQPCSDIEEGEEEEGGAAREEGGSSEHFRHRRLTGDSGIEVGRCPEEEEGEGEGSQLLGKAGPPPRCALPGQGGAEGPGSPVLPV, from the exons ATGGAGCGGcccgggagcggcggcgccGAGGGGGCCTGGGCCGCGCTGCTGggccggcagcagcagcag GCCCGGGAGTTCTGCCCGGGGGTGAACAACCAGCCCTACGTGTGCGAGACCGGGCACTGCTGCGGGGAGACCGGCTGCTGCACCTACTACTACGAGCTGTGGT GGTTCTGGCTCCTCtggaccatcctcatcctcttcagctgctgctgcgccTACCGGCACCGCCGGGCCAAGCTGcgcctgcagcagcagcagcggcagcgggAGATCAACCTCATCGCCTACCACGGTGCCTGCAACTACCCCGCCTCCATGATGGACCTCA GGCTGCTGGCCTCCTTCAAGCTGCCGGCTTACGAGGAGGTGGCCCACCAGCCCAGCACGCCGCCGCCGCCGTACAGCGCCATCCTGGCCCAGCTGAGCGGCCGCCCGGGCTCCGGCAGCCTCACGCTCTCGCCCAGCTCGGAGAACtgcaccagctgctcctgcgAGTCGAGCTGCGCCACGTCCCCCAGCAGCACATCGCTGTCGGCGCAGGCGACAGATGAGACGGAGCGCAGCCGCGCCAGCACGCCCAGCGAGGGGGgcggcaccagcagcaccagctgggagctgccccTCGAGGAGGCGCCAGCCCGAGGGGGTCCCCCCAAACACGCCCTGTTCTCCTCCACCGTGGACTTCTTCGAGGCCGACGGCCAGCCCTGCTCCGACATCGAGgagggcgaggaggaggagggcggtGCGGCACGGGAGGAAGGCGGCAGCAGTGAGCATTTCCGGCACCGGCGCCTGACGGGGGACTCGGGCATCGAGGTGGGACGCTgcccggaggaggaggagggtgagggCGAAGGCTCCCAGCTCCTGGGCAAGGCTGGACCCCCACCCCGCTGTGCGCTGCCAGGCCAGGGGGGTGCTGAGGGGCCTGGGTCCCCCGTGCTGCCTGTCTGA
- the LOC135988059 gene encoding programmed cell death protein 4-like isoform X2 — MAASAAAPPAERGPFATGPGPAGAEEEEDGDEELLGAGGPRAWTPQEKLLHEARLKAKAKRRLRRTSSRDSARESLCEGTEPAPEPGSPKGRAHDRRSRTGKGRGLPKKGGAGGKGVWGAPGVVYGYQEPDARDPNYDEVAQGDTVYATVVPELEEGELEKNVQPMVLEYFEHGDTREVMELLRGLNLGARRAAVPALAVALALEGKASHRELTSRLLAELVARALAPEDIAWAFDKMLRDLPDLILDTPEAPQMLGQFIARAVADHALPQDFLERYKGRVGCEHARAALDRAAVLLRIKCDVNRLDNVWGVGGGQRPVKHLVKEMNLLLREYLLSGEVSEAEQCLRELEVPHFHHELVYEAVLMVLEGSGEGPVEKMVTLLKVLWESGLVTLDQMNRGFQRVYEELGDISLDVPLAHGLLERLVELCCERGVITRALRDACPARGRKRFVSEGDGGQVKP, encoded by the exons ATGGCCGCgtccgccgccgccccccccgccgaGCGCGGCCCCTTCGCCACG ggccccggcccggcgggcgcggaggaggaggaggacggggacgaggagctgctgggggccgGGGGTCCCCGCGCCTGGACCCcccaggagaagctgctgcacGAGGCGCGGCTGAAGGCCAAGGCCAAGCGGCGGCTGCGGCGCACGTCGTCCCGGGACTCGGCCCGCGAGTCGCTCTGCGAGGGCACCGAGCCCGCCCCCGAGCCCGGCAGCCCCAAGGGCCGGGCCCACGACCGCCGCTCCCGCACCGGCAAGGGCCGCGGGCTCCCCAAGAAAG GCGGCGCGGGGGGCAAGGGCGTGTGGGGCGCCCCCGGCGTCGTCTACGGCTACCAGGAACCTGACGCCCGCGACCCCAACTACGACGAGGTGGCTCAG GGGGACACGGTTTACGCCACCGTGGTGCCTGAGCTGGAGGAGGGGGAGCTGGAGAAGAACGTGCAGCCCATGGTGCTGGAGTACTTCGAGCACGGGGACACCCGCGAGGTCATG gagctgctgcggggGCTGAACCTGGGCGCGCGGCGCGCGGCGGTGCCAGCGCTGGCGGTGGCCCTGGCGCTGGAGGGCAAGGCCAGTCACCGCGAGCTGACCTCCCGCCTGCTGGCCGAGCTGGTGGCCCGGGCGCTGGCCCCCGAGGACATCGCCTGGGCCTTCGACAAGATGCTGCGCGACCTGCCCGACCTCATCCTCGACACCCCCGAGGCCCCCCAG ATGCTGGGCCAGTTCATCGCCCGCGCGGTGGCCGACCACGCGCTGCCGCAGGACTTCCTGGAGCGCTACAAGGGGCGCGTGGGCTGCGAACACGCCAG GGCCGCCCTGGACCGCGCCGCCGTCCTGCTCCGCATCAAGTGCGACGTCAACCGGCTGGACAACGTCTGGGGCGTGGGGGGCGGCCAGCGCCCCGTCAAGCACCTCGTCAAGGAG atGAACCTGCTGCTGCGCGAGTACCTGCTGTCCGGGGAGGTGTCGGAGGCCGAGCAGTGTCTGCGGGAGCTGGAGGTGCCTCATTTCCATCACGAGCTGGTGTACGAG GCGGTGCTGATGGTTCTGGAGGGCTCGGGCGAGGGACCCGTGGAGAAGATGGTGACGCTGCTGAAGGTGCTGTGGGAGTCGGGGCTGGTGACGCTGGACCAGATGAACCGG GGCTTCCAGCGCGTGTACGAGGAGCTGGGGGACATCAGCCTGGACGTGCCGCTGGCGCACGGGCTGCTGGAGCGGCTGGTGGAGCTGTGCTGCGAGCGCGGCGTCATCACCCGCGCGCTGCGGGACGCGTGTCCTGCCAG GGGCCGGAAACGCTTCGTGAGCGAGGGCGACGGGGGGCAGGTGAAGCCGTGA
- the INO80B gene encoding INO80 complex subunit B: MSKAWRRGRMEGGEHGQEAEAGGGHGSHKKKHKKHKKKHKKRHHHEAAGPPPPGPEPRQPQLKLRIKLGGQILGTKSVPTFTVVPEPPRSPSPLMVVDEEEEPTEGVPIEQYRAWLDEDSNLDPSPLPDLDSESCFPAREEEEEEEERWLDALEKGELDDNGELKKEVDESLLTARQKALLHKQQSQPLLELPMGYKAKELTEEMLVKREERARKRRLQAAKKAEENKNQTIERLTKTNKTKVKTLRERKAKQAPCPVVHYCNAADLITVSFPPGMALPLPPAPAPAAPPPVLCGVTGCSNHKRYSCSRTGLPLCSLACYRRNLQLRAAVA, translated from the exons ATGAGTAAGGCCTGGCGGCGCGGCAGGATGGAGGGCGGCGAGCACG GGCAGGAGGCCGAGGCGGGCGGCGGGCACGGCTCGCACAAGAAGAAGCACAAGAAGCACAAGAAGAAGCACAAGAAGCGGCACCACCACGaggcggccgggccgccccccccgggccccgaGCCGCGGCAGCCCCAGCTCAAGCTGCGCATCAAGCTGGGGGGGCAGATCCTGGGCACCAAGAG CGTCCCGACCTTCACGGTGGTCCCCGAGCCGCCGCGCTCGCCCTCCCCGCTCATGGTGgtggacgaggaggaggagcccaCCGAGGGGGTGCCCATCGAGCAGTACCGGGCCTGGCTGG ATGAGGACAGCAACCTGGACCCCTCGCCCCTGCCCGACCTGGACTCCGAGAGCTGCTTTCCCGCccgcgaggaggaggaggaggaggaagagcgcTGGCTCGATGCGCTGGAGAAGGGCGAGCTGGATGACAATGGGGAGCTCAAGAAGGAGGTGGACGAGTCCCTGCTGACAGCCCGGCAG AAAGCCCTCCTGCacaagcagcagagccagccgctgctggagctgcccatGGGCTACAAGGCGAAGGAGCTGACGGAGGAGATGCTGGTGAAGCGGGAGGAGCGCGCCCGCAAGCGGCGGCTGCAGGCGGCCAAGAAGGCGGAGGAGAACAAGAACCAGACCATCGAGCGCCTCACCAAGACCAACAAGACCAAGGTGAAGACGCTGCGGGAGCGCAAGGCCAAGCAGGCGCCCTGCCCCGTCGTGCACTACTGCAACGCGGCCGACCTCATCACCGTGTCCTTCCCGCCGGGCAtggcgctgccgctgccgcccgcccccgcgcccgccgcgccACCCCCCGTGCTCTGCGGCGTCACCGGCTGCTCCAACCACAAGCGCTACAGCTGCTCGCGCACCGGGCTGCCGCTCTGCAGCCTGGCCTGCTACCGCCGCAACCTGCAGCTGCGGGCGGCCGTGGCGTAG
- the MOGS gene encoding mannosyl-oligosaccharide glucosidase — MKTRSPRALVTGLMWLQHGERGGHLRHSCEQSDGLARYGWLMHDGENFGVQEIRDEGLVLRTEFVKRPGGEHGGDWSWRVTARSESAGGPVPLLSLFFYVATDGQGTLQPQLENGTRLMAVTGTTEELGSFTLTFLPPTAESGEDPKHASYNYLDAASPGLHRLTELVRSSLSSRFVFSAPGQQRRRFFAVDTVRGPPGDPSRGRLLLHQVTLEPPGTLEVTFESGSAAAGRPGRLVGRALSAELSRHAAAFERRFEETFGLGRKGFPPPQQRFAQAALSELLGGVGYFHGRSLVQVPEQEQPVPGPEAALFTAVPSRSFFPRGFLWDEGFHQLLLGRWAPALSRDIIAHWLDLMNAEGWIPREQILGEEARAKVPPEFLLQHSETANPPTLLLALERLLPDAPQPFLRRLFPRLRAWYDWFNRTQAGPRPLTFRWRGRDAQHERFLNPKTLASGLDDYPRASHPSPEERHLDLRCWMALGARVLAALAERLGEPAGLYREAEQALSDNTLLDELHWAPELGTFADYGNHSAAVGLRWRTVAPAVPGQPPPAPQLLREVREPPQLRFVGALGYVSLFPLLLQLLRPDSPRLPALLDAMHSEQQLWTPFGLRSLARDSPFYLQRNTEHDPPYWRGHVWVNINYLALRALHGYAGAEGPQRERAAELYRELRHNLVSNVYRQHRDSGFLWEHYSDSTGRGHGCRPFAGWTALVVLAMAEDY, encoded by the exons ATGAAGACGCGCAGCCCTCGGGCTCTCGTTACCG GGCTCATGTGGCTGCAGCACGGCGAGCGGGGCGGGCACCTGCGGCACAGCTGCGAGCAGAGCGACGGGCTGGCGCGGTACGGCTGGCTCATGCACGACGGGGAGAACTTCGGGGTGCAGGAGATACGGGATGAGGGCTTGGTCCTGAGAACCGAGTTCGTGAAGCGGCCGGGAGGGGAACACGGCGGGGACTGGAGCTGGCGCGTCACCGCACGGAGCGAG AGCGCGGGCGGCCCCGTCCCCCTCCTGTCCCTCTTCTTCTACGTGGCCACGGACGGGCAGGGGACGCTGCAGCCGCAGTTGGAGAACGGGACGCGGCTGATGGCTGTGACGGGGACAAcggaggagctggggagcttcaccctcaccttcctcccGCCCACGGCAGAGAGTGGGGAGGACCCCAAACATGCCAG CTACAACTACCTGGACGCAGCCAGCCCGGGGCTGCACCGCCTGACTGAGCTGGTGCGGAGCAGCCTGAGCAGCCGCTTCGTCTTCTCTGCGCCGGGGCAGCAGCGCCGCCGCTTCTTTGCTGTCGACACTGTCCGGGGGCCACCCGGGGACCCGTCACGTgggcggctgctgctgcaccaGGTGACGCTGGAGCCCCCAGGGACACTGGAGGTGACGTTCGAGtcgggcagcgcggcggcgggcCGGCCCGGGCGCCTGGTGGGGCGGGCGCTGTCAGCGGAGCTCTCACGGCACGCGGCCGCGTTCGAGCGGCGCTTCGAGGAGACGTTCGGGCTGGGGCGCAAGGGCTTCCCCCCCCCGCAGCAGCGCTTCGCCCAGGCCGCCCTCAGCgagctgctggggggggtcGGCTACTTCCACGGGCGCTCGCTGGTGCAGGTGCCGGAGCAAGAGCAGCCGGTGCCCGGCCCCGAGGCCGCGCTTTTCACCGCCGTCCCCTCCCGCTCCTTCTTCCCCCGCGGGTTCCTGTGGGACGAGGGATttcaccagctgctgctgggccgCTGGGCGCCGGCGCTGAGCCGGGACATCATTGCGCACTGGCTGGACCTGATGAACGCCGAGGGCTGGATCCCGCGGGAGCAGATCCTAGGCGAGGAGGCGCGGGCCAAGGTGCCACCTGAgttcctgctgcagcacagcgaGACGGCCAACCCCCccacgctgctgctggcgctggaGCGGCTGCTGCCCGACGCCCCCCAGCCCTTCCTGCGCCGCCTCTTCCCCCGCCTGCGCGCCTGGTACGACTGGTTCAACCGCACACAGGCTGGGCCGCGGCCGCTCACCTTCCGGTGGCGCGGGCGCGACGCGCAGCACGAGCGCTTCCTCAACCCCAAGACGCTGGCGTCGGGGCTGGACGACTACCCGCGCGCGTCGCACCCCTCGCCCGAGGAGCGGCACTTGGACCTGCGCTGCTGGATGGCGCTGGGCGCCCGCGTGCTGGCGGCGCTGGCCGAGCGCCTGGGCGAGCCGGCTGGGCTGTACCGCGAGGCCGAGCAGGCACTGAGCGACAACACGCTGCTGGACGAGCTACACTGGGCGCCGGAGCTGGGCACCTTCGCCGACTACGGCAACCACAGTGCAGCCGTGGGGCTGCGCTGGCGGACGGTGGCACCCGCGGTGCCGGGACagccccccccggcaccccagCTGCTGCGGGAGGTGCGGGAGCCGCCGCAGCTGCGGTTCGTGGGGGCCCTGGGCTACGTCAGCCTcttcccactgctgctgcagctgctgcgcCCCGACTCGCCGCGGCTGCCGGCACTGCTGGACGCCATGCACAgcgagcagcagctctggacGCCGTTCGGGCTGCGCTCGCTGGCACGCGACAGCCCCTTCTACCTGCAGCGCAACACCGAGCACGACCCCCCATACTGGCGCGGCCACGTCTGGGTCAACATCAACTACCTGGCACTGCGGGCACTGCACGGCTACGCTGGGGCCGAGGGGCCGCAGCGGGAGCGGGCAGCCGAGCTGTACCGGGAGCTGCGGCACAACCTGGTGAGCAATGTGTACCGGCAGCACCGGGACAGTGGGTTCCTGTGGGAGCACTACAGCGACAGCACCGGCCGTGGCCATGGCTGCCGGCCCTTCGCCGGCTGGACTGCACTGGTGGTGCTGGCCATGGCTGAGGACTATTAG
- the CCDC142 gene encoding coiled-coil domain-containing protein 142 codes for MEDGSPERRGGEPCQQVDEGDGAGLSGLVLLLLAARPALPAPRDGAARGEHTEPGSGSLGGLARSLQKAEAMLRSCVSPGLRRLLPLRPRQRGDGSDDDDDEEEEEAPALPALLELSFPGLRRCLCVWEDPRTETFRGHVRPQPGDAGAFSRHPVRPRVAERGAALHALLQHRHHLRLARDYARRLKASSAFLRRLLALPEQPEPPEAAQPLRELCQELRTHAGHWSALRRRMRGDPWLRPLLLRRHESVAHMRRALLVLALHAARLAERHAEVRLRGLARAGPPAPALLSDFFQGLEVYNQVVGDLALELGIAGITGCHGATEDGSHAFPAARVLEVLAAERGRLAAERLQPLLQRQDGGAGAEHVCWVDAVVPWPPERGATLSADAGPSSREEPPGLAGELRALCREDEELMGLVLEVLVASADSLWHHVLHGPAQERPAVGTPEPPEPRAASPGTAAAASPPGWKSVRWLDASRAPAAAALHAQYRPLLWAATGTALGQRLGLPHHGMGTAAARELSRALAQAPVPRECEEELGRLCLRLLCQSVLRGWERDFTRALGSALSDKCSGDPVPAAVPVCSRTARCLQRLYPALAFALRCLRPLPACPHGRPPCLRLQVLGCCLATAHAACAWLMGSACRHLAAWAVPQFLLVTQGDLQLLQTETDRLVVLVRGTFPEPGDTPLPPALSPPEHQLCRQIRSTAASIQLFSGDVLRMFSSDCKRMSAEIFGQTMPLGKHWRVGLRADLPSSPSAYAAAAAQAVLGQVLQVAQLLPRDAQAPALARVTTAFLEAWMDHILAQRIKFSLQGALQLRQDFELVRELVGSERYGLAPETRQSLLALRVFQQMDGAILCLLQQPGGAAGAAPRPWHSLRRCCSDHGAHPPDPDPATLHALDALEPPAPGTPPLSPPAAEALSQPHRGVPESYLSPEPCLSPSQQQWLALRLHRTRRWRVPGLPCVGNPET; via the exons GCAGCGGCTCCCTGGGCGGGCTGGCGCGCTCGCTGCAGAAGGCGGAGGCCATGCTGCGCAGCTGCGTCAGCCCCGGCCTGCGGCGCCTGCTGCCCCTGCGGCCCCGCCAGCGCGGCGACGGCAGCGACGACGACGacgacgaggaggaggaggaggcgccGGCCCTCCCGGCGCTGCTGGAGCTGAGTTTCCCGGGGCTGCGCCGCTGCCTCTGCGTCTGGGAGGATCCCCGCACCGAGACCTTCCGCGGCCACGTGCGGCCCCAGCCCGGCGACGCCGGCGCCTTCTCCCGCCACCCCGTGCGCCCGCGCGTGGCCGAGCGCGGGGCCGCCCTGCACGCCCTGCTGCAGCACCGCCACCACCTGCGCCTGGCCCGCGACTACGCCCGCCGGCTCAAGGCCTCCTCCGCCTTCCTCCGCCGGCTCCTGGCCCTGCCGGAGCAGCCGGAGCCGCCGGAGGCCGCCCAGCCGCTGCGGGagctgtgccaggagctgcGGACGCACGCCGGGCACTGGagcgcgctgcggcggcggaTGCGCGGTGACCCGTGGCTGCGgccgctgctgctgcggcggcACGAGTCGGTGGCGCACATGCGGCGggcgctgctggtgctggcGCTGCACGCCGCGCGGCTGGCTGAGCGCCACGCTGAGGTGCGGCTGCGGGGGCTGGCACGggccggcccccccgccccggcgctGCTCTCAGACTTCTTTCAGGGCTTGGAGGTCTATAACCAGGTGGTGGGTGACCTGGCGCTGGAGCTGGGCATTGCCGGCATCACTGGCTGCCACGGTGCCACCGAGGACGGCTCCCACGCCTTCCCGGCAGCCAGGGTGCTGGAGGTGCTGGCGGCCGAGCGGGGCCGGCTGGCGGCTGAGCggctccagcccctcctgcaGCGGCAGGACGGGGGCGCCGGGGCAGAACACGTCTGCTGGGTGGACGCCGTGGTGCCTTGGCCCCCAGAGCGCGGTGCCACACTGTCCGCGGACGCGGGACCCTCCAGTCGGGAGGAGCCACCGGGCCTCGCTGGGGAGCTGCGAGCGCTGTGCCGGGAGGACGAGGAGCTGATGGGCCTcgtgctggaggtgctggtggccTCGGCCGATAGCCTGTGGCACCACGTCCTCCACGGGCCTGCGCAGGAGAGGCCGGCAGTGGGGACCCCCGAGCCGCCGGAGCCGCGGGCAGCCAGCCCGGGCACGGCCGCCGCAGCGAGCCCTCCCGGCTGGAAGTCGGTGCGCTGGCTGGACGCCTCCCGCGcgccggcggccgcggcgctgCACGCACAGTACCGCccgctgctctgggcagccacCGGCACCGCGCTGGGGCAGCGCCTGGGGCTGCCACACCACGGGATGGGCACGGCCGCGGCACGGGAGCTGAGCCGGGCGCTTGCCCAGG cccccgtcCCCCGGGAGTGCGAGGAGGAGCTGGGGCGGCTCTGCCTGCGCCTGCTGTGCCAGAGCGTCCTCCGCGGCTGGGAGAGAG ACTTCACCCGCGCCCTGGGCTCGGCTCTGTCCGACAAGTGCTCGGGGGACCCGGTGCCGGCGGCGGTGCCGGTGTGCAGCCGCACGGCGCGGTGCCTGCAGCGGCTCTACCCAGCCCTGGCCTTCGCCCTGCGCTGCCTGCGGCCCCTGCCCGCCTGCCCACATG GCCGCCCCCCCTGCCTgcggctgcaggtgctgggctgctgcctggccaCGGCGCACGCTGCCTGCGCATGGCTGATGGGCAGCGCCTGCCGGCACCTGGCGGCCTGGGCCGTGCCACAGTTCCTGCTCGTCACACAGGGGGACCTGCAG ctgctgcagacagagacagacaggctggtggtgctggtgcGCGGGACCTTCCCGGAGCCCGGGGACACCCCCCtgccccctgccctgtccccccccgAGCACCAGCTGTGCCGGCAGATCCGCTCCACGGCTGCCAGCATCCAG CTCTTCTCGGGGGACGTGCTGAGGATGTTCTCCAGCGACTGCAAGCGCATGTCGGCAGAGATCTTCGGGCAGACCATGCCGCTGGGCAAGCACTGGAGGGTCGGCCTCCGCGCCG acctgcccagctcccccagcgcgtacgcggcggcggcggcgcaggcggtgctggggcaggtgctgcaggttgcccagctgctgccccgcgATGCCCAGGCGCCCGCGCTGGCCCGGGTGACCACGGCCTTCCTGGAGGCCTGGATGGACCACATCCTGGCCCAGCGCATCAAGTTCAG CCTGCAGGGAGCCCTGCAGCTGCGGCAGGACTTCGAGCTGGTGCGGGAGCTGGTGGGCTCGGAGCGCTACGGGCTGGCCCCCGAGACGCGGCAGTCCCTGCTCGCCCTGCGCGTCTTCCAGCAGATGGACGGCGCCatcctctgcctgctgcagcagcccgGGGGGGCGGCCGGCGCGGCCCCCCGGCCGTGGCACTCCCTGCGCCGCTGCT GCTCAGACCACGGCGCCCACCCACCGGACCCAGACCCGGCCACCCTTCACGCCCTGGACGCCCTGGAGCCCCCGGCACCCGGGACGCCCCCATTGTCCCCTCCCGCTGCCGAGGCGCTGTCGCAGCCGCACCGCGGTGTCCCCGAGTCCTACCTGTCCCCGGAGCCCTGTCTGtcccccagccagcagcaatGGCTGGCGCTGCGGCTGCACCGCACCCGCCGCTGGCGTGTCCCCGGTTTGCCCTGCGTGGGGAACCCCGAAACCTGA
- the LOC135988059 gene encoding programmed cell death protein 4-like isoform X1, which yields MAASAAAPPAERGPFATGPGPAGAEEEEDGDEELLGAGGPRAWTPQEKLLHEARLKAKAKRRLRRTSSRDSARESLCEGTEPAPEPGSPKGRAHDRRSRTGKGRGLPKKGGAGGKGVWGAPGVVYGYQEPDARDPNYDEVAQVRPGPPSPQPPRGSGSSAGGGDIVLSPQGDTVYATVVPELEEGELEKNVQPMVLEYFEHGDTREVMELLRGLNLGARRAAVPALAVALALEGKASHRELTSRLLAELVARALAPEDIAWAFDKMLRDLPDLILDTPEAPQMLGQFIARAVADHALPQDFLERYKGRVGCEHARAALDRAAVLLRIKCDVNRLDNVWGVGGGQRPVKHLVKEMNLLLREYLLSGEVSEAEQCLRELEVPHFHHELVYEAVLMVLEGSGEGPVEKMVTLLKVLWESGLVTLDQMNRGFQRVYEELGDISLDVPLAHGLLERLVELCCERGVITRALRDACPARGRKRFVSEGDGGQVKP from the exons ATGGCCGCgtccgccgccgccccccccgccgaGCGCGGCCCCTTCGCCACG ggccccggcccggcgggcgcggaggaggaggaggacggggacgaggagctgctgggggccgGGGGTCCCCGCGCCTGGACCCcccaggagaagctgctgcacGAGGCGCGGCTGAAGGCCAAGGCCAAGCGGCGGCTGCGGCGCACGTCGTCCCGGGACTCGGCCCGCGAGTCGCTCTGCGAGGGCACCGAGCCCGCCCCCGAGCCCGGCAGCCCCAAGGGCCGGGCCCACGACCGCCGCTCCCGCACCGGCAAGGGCCGCGGGCTCCCCAAGAAAG GCGGCGCGGGGGGCAAGGGCGTGTGGGGCGCCCCCGGCGTCGTCTACGGCTACCAGGAACCTGACGCCCGCGACCCCAACTACGACGAGGTGGCTCAGGTACGGCCcggccccccctccccccagcccccgcgGGGGTCCGGCAGCAGCGCAGGTGGGGGTGACATCGTCCTGTCCCCGCAGGGGGACACGGTTTACGCCACCGTGGTGCCTGAGCTGGAGGAGGGGGAGCTGGAGAAGAACGTGCAGCCCATGGTGCTGGAGTACTTCGAGCACGGGGACACCCGCGAGGTCATG gagctgctgcggggGCTGAACCTGGGCGCGCGGCGCGCGGCGGTGCCAGCGCTGGCGGTGGCCCTGGCGCTGGAGGGCAAGGCCAGTCACCGCGAGCTGACCTCCCGCCTGCTGGCCGAGCTGGTGGCCCGGGCGCTGGCCCCCGAGGACATCGCCTGGGCCTTCGACAAGATGCTGCGCGACCTGCCCGACCTCATCCTCGACACCCCCGAGGCCCCCCAG ATGCTGGGCCAGTTCATCGCCCGCGCGGTGGCCGACCACGCGCTGCCGCAGGACTTCCTGGAGCGCTACAAGGGGCGCGTGGGCTGCGAACACGCCAG GGCCGCCCTGGACCGCGCCGCCGTCCTGCTCCGCATCAAGTGCGACGTCAACCGGCTGGACAACGTCTGGGGCGTGGGGGGCGGCCAGCGCCCCGTCAAGCACCTCGTCAAGGAG atGAACCTGCTGCTGCGCGAGTACCTGCTGTCCGGGGAGGTGTCGGAGGCCGAGCAGTGTCTGCGGGAGCTGGAGGTGCCTCATTTCCATCACGAGCTGGTGTACGAG GCGGTGCTGATGGTTCTGGAGGGCTCGGGCGAGGGACCCGTGGAGAAGATGGTGACGCTGCTGAAGGTGCTGTGGGAGTCGGGGCTGGTGACGCTGGACCAGATGAACCGG GGCTTCCAGCGCGTGTACGAGGAGCTGGGGGACATCAGCCTGGACGTGCCGCTGGCGCACGGGCTGCTGGAGCGGCTGGTGGAGCTGTGCTGCGAGCGCGGCGTCATCACCCGCGCGCTGCGGGACGCGTGTCCTGCCAG GGGCCGGAAACGCTTCGTGAGCGAGGGCGACGGGGGGCAGGTGAAGCCGTGA